One window of Camelina sativa cultivar DH55 chromosome 4, Cs, whole genome shotgun sequence genomic DNA carries:
- the LOC104780731 gene encoding uncharacterized protein LOC104780731 has protein sequence MSILCGCCPLLECVYCLGCARWGYKRCLYTAGHDSKDWGLATTDEFEPVPRFCRYILAVYEDDIRNPLWEPPEGYGINPDWLLLKKTYEDTQGRAPAYILYLDHVHEDIVVAIRGLNLAKESDYAMLLDNKLGERKFDGGYVHNGLLKSAGYVLDEECKVLKELVKKYPSYTLTFAGHSLGSGVATMLALLVARHPDRLGNIDRKRVRCFAIAPARCMSLNLAVRYADVINSIILQDDFLPRTATPLEDIFKSLFCLPCLLCIRCMKDTCVPEQKMLKDPRRLYAPGRMYHIVERRPCRLGRYPPVVKTAVPVDGRFEHIVLSCNATSDHAIIWIEREAQRALNLMLEKENKMEIPEKQRMERQESLAREHNLEYRAALRRAVTLDVPHAESMSSEYGTFDKAQEDETEEEETEEEEEEEETESIAPMMGESSSSSLRPSYRKRRNRGVSWDELIESLFERDESGNLSFEKSDLHQ, from the exons ATGTCGATTCTATGTGGTTGTTGCCCTCTTTTAGAATGCGTTTACTGTCTTGGCTGTGCACGTTGGGGTTATAAACGCTGTCTTTACACTGCTGGTCACGACAGTAAAGATTGGGGGCTTGCAACAACTGATGAGTTCGAACCGGTTCCTCGGTTTTGTCGTTATATTTTAGCTGTTTACGAGGATGATATCCGAAACCCTTTATGGGAGCCTCCAGAAGGATATGGAATCAACCCTGACTGGTTGCTTCTAAAGAAGACTTATGAAGACACTCAGGGTCGTGCTCCAGCTTATATACTGTATCTTGATCATGTTCATGAAGATATAGTTGTTGCGATCCGGGGTTTGAATTTGGCCAAGGAGAGTGACTACGCAATGCTTTTGGATAATAAGCTTGGTGAAAGGAAATTTGACGGTGGTTATGTGCACAACGGGCTGTTGAAGTCTGCAGGTTATGTGTTAGATGAGGAATGCAAAGTTTTGAAAGAGTTGGTTAAAAAGTATCCGAGTTATACTCTGACTTTTGCTGGACATTCACTTGGATCTGGTGTTGCTACAATGTTGGCTTTGTTAGTGGCTCGTCATCCTGATAGATTGGGGAACATTGATAGAAAGAGAGTTAGGTGTTTCGCTATTGCTCCTGCAAGGTGTATGTCGTTGAATTTGGCTGTTAGATATGCTGATGTGATCAACTCTATCATCCTTCAG GATGACTTCTTGCCCAGGACAGCTACACCTCTAGAAGACATATTCAAGTCTCTTTTCTG TTTGCCATGTTTGCTATGCATAAGGTGCATGAAGGATACATGTGTTCCAGAGCAAAAGATGCTCAAAGATCCTAGGCGGCTTTATGCTCCTGGTCGCATGTATCATATCGTTGAAAGAAGGCCTTGCAG ATTAGGAAGATATCCACCGGTGGTGAAGACAGCAGTGCCAGTAGACGGAAGATTCGAACACATTGTTCTTTCTTGTAACGCAACTTCAGACCACGCCATCATCTGGATCGAACGAGAAGCTCAGAGAGCTCTCAAC CTAATGTTGGAGAAGGAGAATAAAATGGAGATCCCAGAGAAGCAAAGGATGGAGAGACAAGAATCATTAGCCAGAGAACACAACTTGGAGTACAGAGCAGCGTTAAGACGAGCAGTAACGTTAGATGTTCCTCACGCAGAGTCAATGTCCTCTGAGTACGGGACATTCGACAAAGCTCAAGAAGAcgaaaccgaagaagaagaaacagaggaagaagaagaagaagaagaaacagaatcGATTGCACCAATGATGggtgaatcatcatcatcctctcttAGACCATCGTACAGGAAAAGACGGAACCGTGGAGTTAGTTGGGACGAACTGATCGAAAGTCTCTTTGAACGAGACGAGTCTGGTAACTTGTCATTCGAGAAATCAGATTTGCATCAATGA